In Pyrus communis chromosome 8, drPyrComm1.1, whole genome shotgun sequence, one genomic interval encodes:
- the LOC137742200 gene encoding uncharacterized protein, with product MGKTERQRAKLDWDELSEEERELTNKYPSQSAAEHSSSDDDEANEDLSLKIVEKALLMRAAKLAPDNNAAVSGESSGRLVEPPSSSPSPEEEVAGAVLETKKVRRKERMKKIKKMKIEDQAVLPKEGEKVEAANAVDLAEAKQLENVEFTDNVVLRRLLRGPRYFDPPDSSWGACFNCGEEGHAAVNCTVAKRKKPCFVCGSLEHNAKHCRKGQDCFICKKGGHHAKDCTEKQNGGSLKSQICLKCGDSGHDMLSCRNNYSNDDLKEIQCYVCKRFGHLCCVKYVDTSPWEVSCYKCGSMGHTGMACVSLRGGETTGFGSPRLCYKCGEGGHIARECASLVNVHKRFGESSNYSTPVLKRHKEKRDYTGFKSAPHDLNKVHKRKQTQFEERVFTTPQKAKHRCGWIMDDPGDFSPRKGKKNNRKSPVTPSNRGHRVPSLTAGGHASSSRSSKKIWEDSKSPISKGSSKSFQHGYSASRFNNSNGGGYRRNYDWIGDEYNGHY from the exons ATGGGCAAGACAGAGAGGCAAAGGGCCAAGCTCGATTGGGACGAACTGAGCGAAGAAGAACGAGAACTAACCAATAAATACCCTTCGCAATCCGCCGCCGAGCACAGCAGCAGCGACGACGATGAGGCCAACGAAGATCTTAGCCTCAAAATCGTCGAGAAAGCTTTGTTAATGCGGGCGGCAAAGTTGGCACCCGATAACAACGCTGCCGTGTCTGGCGAGTCGAGTGGTCGTTTGGTTGAACCCCCTTCTTCGTCTCCTTCGCCAGAAGAGGAAGTTGCGGGTGCAGTTTTGGAGACTAAGAAGGTAAGGAGGAAGGAGAGGATGAAGAAGattaagaagatgaagattgaAGATCAAGCT GTTCTTCCAAAAGAGGGAGAGAAGGTAGAGGCGGCTAATGCTGTAGATTTGGCCGAGGCAAAACAACTGGAAAATGTTGAGTTTACCGACAATGTTGTGCTGCGGAGACTTCTT CGGGGACCAAGGTATTTTGATCCTCCAGATAGTAGCTGGGGAGCATGCTTTAACTGTGGTGAAGAAGGTCATGCGGCAGTGAATTGTACCGTAGCTAAGCGAAAGAAGCCGTGCTTTGTTTGTGGCAGTTTGGAGCACAATGCCAAACACTGCAGAAAG GGACAAGATTGCTTTATCTGCAAAAAAGGTGGACATCATGCTAAAGACTGTACAGAAAAGCAGAATGGTGGCTCATTGAAGTCCCAAATATGTCTAAAATGTGGAGATTCTGGACATGATATGTTATCGTGCAGGAATAATTATTCAAATGATGATCTTAAG GAAATCCAATGCTATGTCTGCAAGAGATTTGGTCATTTATGTTGTGTCAAATATGTTGATACTAGTCCATGGGAAGTTTCCTGTTACAAATGTGGTTCAATGGGACATACTGGTATG GCATGCGTAAGCTTACGTGGTGGGGAAACCACTGGTTTTGGTTCGCCTCGGTTATGCTACAAGTGTGGTGAAGGTGGTCATATTGCTCGTGAATGTGCAAGTTTGGTCAAT GTTCACAAAAGATTTGGGGAATCATCTAATTATTCTACTCCAGTTTTGAAACGCCATAAGGAAAAGAGAGACTACACGGGATTCAAGTCTGCTCCTCATGACCTAAATAAGGTCCATAAAAGGAAACAGACCCAATTTGAAGAAAGAGTTTTTACAACACCACAAAAGGCAAAACATAGATGTGGCTGGATAATGGATGATCCAGGGGACTTTTCCCCTAGAAAAGGCAAAAAGAACAATAGGAAGTCTCCGGTAACACCATCTAATCGGGGTCATAGGGTTCCTAGTTTAACTGCAGGTGGTCATGCTTCAAGTTCTAGATCCTCTAAAAAGATTTGGGAGGATTCCAAAAGCCCCATCTCAAAAGGGTCGTCGAAGTCTTTTCAGCACGGATATTCTGCATCGAGGTTTAACAACTCTAATGGTGGTGGATATAGAAGAAATTATGATTGGATAGGTGATGAATATAATGGGCATTACTAA